The Cellulomonas fulva genome includes a window with the following:
- the aroC gene encoding chorismate synthase, protein MLRWLTAGESHGPALVGVLEGMPAGVAVTTTDVQEALARRRLGYGRGARMKFEQDEVRLLGGVRHGLTQGGPVAIEVANTEWPKWVEVMASDPVADASVLQRARNAPLTRPRPGHADLVGMRKYGFDDARPVLERASARETATRVALGTVAARLLEQAAGIRLVSHVVSIGPVAVPDDAELPSPDDVAALDADPVRCFDADASAAMVAEIDECHKDGDTLGGVVEVLAYGVPSGLGSYVHADRRLDARLAAALMGVQAIKGVEVGDGFRTAARRGSQAHDEIDRVDGRVRRRSNRAGGLEGGMTNGEILRVRAAMKPISTVPRALATIDTSTGDAAKAQHQRSDVCAVPPAAVVAEAMVALVLADALLEKTGGDSVAEVRRNLEAYLDAVPELLR, encoded by the coding sequence ATGCTGCGGTGGTTGACGGCGGGTGAGTCGCACGGTCCGGCGCTGGTCGGGGTCCTCGAAGGGATGCCCGCCGGCGTGGCGGTCACGACGACCGACGTCCAGGAGGCGCTCGCTCGTCGGAGGCTCGGCTACGGCCGCGGTGCGCGGATGAAGTTCGAGCAGGACGAGGTGCGCCTGCTGGGCGGCGTGCGCCACGGCCTGACGCAGGGCGGGCCGGTCGCGATCGAGGTCGCGAACACCGAGTGGCCCAAGTGGGTCGAGGTCATGGCCTCCGACCCCGTGGCGGACGCATCCGTGCTGCAGCGAGCCCGCAACGCGCCGCTGACCCGGCCGCGGCCGGGGCACGCCGACCTCGTCGGGATGCGCAAGTACGGGTTCGACGACGCCCGACCCGTCCTCGAGCGCGCCTCGGCGCGCGAGACCGCGACGCGGGTCGCGCTCGGCACGGTCGCGGCGCGGCTCCTCGAGCAGGCGGCCGGGATCCGGCTGGTGTCGCACGTCGTCTCGATCGGACCGGTCGCCGTCCCCGACGACGCGGAGCTGCCGTCGCCCGACGACGTCGCGGCGCTGGACGCCGACCCCGTGCGGTGCTTCGACGCCGACGCCTCCGCGGCGATGGTCGCGGAGATCGACGAGTGCCACAAGGACGGCGACACCCTCGGCGGGGTCGTGGAGGTCCTGGCCTACGGCGTGCCGTCCGGGCTCGGCTCGTACGTGCACGCCGACCGTCGGCTGGACGCCCGCCTGGCCGCTGCTCTGATGGGCGTGCAGGCGATCAAGGGCGTCGAGGTGGGCGACGGGTTCCGTACGGCCGCCCGCCGTGGTTCGCAGGCGCACGACGAGATCGACCGGGTCGACGGCCGCGTGCGGCGGCGGTCCAACCGCGCCGGCGGTCTCGAGGGCGGGATGACGAACGGCGAGATCCTCCGCGTGCGCGCGGCGATGAAGCCGATCTCCACCGTGCCGCGTGCGCTCGCGACGATCGACACCAGCACCGGAGACGCCGCCAAGGCGCAGCACCAGCGGTCCGACGTGTGCGCCGTGCCCCCCGCCGCAGTCGTCGCCGAGGCGATGGTGGCCCTGGTCCTGGCCGACGCGCTGCTCGAGAAGACCGGCGGAGACTCCGTCGCGGAGGTCCGGCGCAACCTCGAGGCCTACCTGGACGCCGTGCCCGAGCTGCTGCGGTAG
- a CDS encoding PilN domain-containing protein: MSALLERPRTKTKTKGAGPSIVGTSLPQVNLLPPEVRAARGLRRTKRLLALVLLGTVALCALAWVFSLFEVSTAESDLETAQAETTRIQGQLADPKYAEVPLVLGALEANEKALPMAMATDVNWSEYIDAIAAVLPEGASIDNFTVAYATPMSGAPEPTDPLQGPSLGQIAFTGRSVTVPDTAEWLKALNSVPGFQDAWLASAAVTGDEENGDYYAFSSTVQVSEQALTHDYEPEDADAAAADESADDESTED; this comes from the coding sequence ATGAGCGCGCTGCTGGAGCGTCCCCGCACCAAGACCAAGACCAAGGGCGCGGGACCGTCGATCGTCGGCACGAGCCTGCCGCAGGTGAACCTGCTCCCGCCCGAGGTGCGCGCTGCGCGCGGCCTGCGGCGGACCAAGCGTCTGCTCGCCCTCGTCCTGCTCGGCACCGTCGCGCTGTGCGCGCTCGCCTGGGTCTTCTCGCTGTTCGAGGTGAGCACCGCCGAGTCGGATCTCGAGACCGCCCAGGCGGAGACCACCCGGATCCAGGGGCAGCTCGCCGATCCCAAGTACGCCGAGGTGCCGCTGGTGCTCGGCGCGCTCGAGGCGAACGAGAAGGCGCTCCCCATGGCGATGGCGACCGACGTGAACTGGTCGGAGTACATCGACGCGATCGCGGCGGTCCTGCCGGAGGGCGCGAGCATCGACAACTTCACCGTGGCCTACGCGACGCCCATGTCGGGCGCGCCGGAGCCGACGGACCCGCTCCAGGGCCCGAGCCTGGGCCAGATCGCCTTCACGGGCCGGTCGGTGACCGTCCCCGACACGGCGGAGTGGCTCAAGGCGCTCAACTCCGTGCCGGGCTTCCAGGACGCGTGGCTCGCCTCCGCTGCGGTGACCGGGGACGAGGAGAACGGCGACTACTACGCGTTCTCGTCGACCGTCCAGGTCTCCGAGCAGGCGCTCACCCACGACTACGAGCCGGAGGACGCCGACGCAGCGGCCGCGGACGAGTCGGCCGACGACGAGAGCACGGAGGACTGA
- the pilM gene encoding type IV pilus assembly protein PilM has translation MANTRVIGLDIGSSAVRAAELEFGAGGPNGKNPPTLVRYGEVPVPLGSVRDGEVIQPESVATALRQLWSQAKFESKDVVLGVGNQRVLVRELDLPWMPLAQIKESLPYQVGEMLPMATDDALLDFYPTAELDTSQGRQARGLLVAAQRDTVTANVLAVEAAGLHPQMVDLNAFALLRALARGDLANATAAFVDIGATITTVVIASRGVPRLVRSLPSGGQHVTNALATARSISGPEAEALKREIGIGYAVPADRQDAAEAISHVVRGLVESVRNTFVYYTGNNPGAGVDVVVLTGGGSHLPGLGQYLSSASRLPVTLGDPLAGLRTGKSARRDQLTGRESCVALPVGLAYGVAA, from the coding sequence GTGGCCAACACACGTGTCATCGGCCTCGACATCGGCTCGTCCGCGGTTCGCGCGGCCGAGCTCGAGTTCGGTGCCGGAGGACCCAACGGCAAGAACCCCCCGACCCTGGTGCGCTACGGCGAGGTCCCCGTCCCGCTCGGGTCGGTCCGGGACGGCGAGGTCATCCAGCCCGAGAGCGTCGCGACCGCCCTGCGTCAGCTGTGGTCCCAGGCGAAGTTCGAGTCGAAGGACGTCGTCCTGGGCGTCGGGAACCAGCGCGTGCTCGTCCGTGAGCTCGACCTGCCCTGGATGCCGCTCGCCCAGATCAAGGAGTCGCTCCCGTACCAGGTCGGCGAGATGCTGCCGATGGCGACGGACGACGCCCTGCTCGACTTCTACCCGACGGCCGAGCTGGACACCTCGCAGGGTCGGCAGGCGCGTGGACTGCTCGTCGCGGCGCAGCGCGACACGGTCACGGCGAACGTGCTGGCCGTCGAGGCCGCGGGCCTGCACCCCCAGATGGTCGACCTGAACGCGTTCGCGCTCCTGCGGGCTCTCGCCCGCGGCGACCTCGCGAACGCGACCGCCGCGTTCGTCGACATCGGCGCGACCATCACGACCGTCGTGATCGCGTCGCGCGGCGTGCCCCGCCTGGTCCGGTCGCTGCCCTCGGGCGGGCAGCACGTCACCAACGCCCTCGCCACCGCGCGCAGCATCTCCGGCCCCGAGGCCGAGGCGCTGAAGCGGGAGATCGGCATCGGCTACGCGGTGCCGGCCGACCGTCAGGACGCGGCGGAGGCGATCTCCCACGTCGTGCGCGGGCTGGTCGAGTCCGTCCGCAACACGTTCGTCTACTACACGGGCAACAACCCCGGCGCGGGCGTCGACGTCGTCGTCCTGACCGGTGGCGGGTCGCACCTGCCGGGGCTGGGGCAGTACCTGTCGAGCGCGAGCCGACTCCCCGTCACGCTCGGAGACCCGCTCGCGGGCCTCCGGACGGGCAAGTCCGCTCGGCGTGACCAGCTCACGGGCCGCGAGTCGTGCGTGGCCCTCCCCGTCGGACTTGCTTACGGAGTTGCCGCATGA
- a CDS encoding prepilin peptidase — protein MTAALVVLVGLLGLAIGSFLNVVVWRVPRGESVVRPPSACPRCGHLIRGRDNVPVLSWLVLRGRCRDCGEPISPRYPAVELVTGVLFGLTAWWAGPSWVLPALLYLVAVAVALTLIDIDTHKLPNAIVLPSYPVALVLLALASADPGGAADWGALVRAVIGGAAMYAVYFLTVLVYPAGMGFGDVKLAGVLGLYLGWFGWGSLVLGWFGAFLFGGVYAIGLMVAGRAGRKQGIPFGPWMLLGALFGIVAGEQLWSWYLGGL, from the coding sequence ATGACCGCAGCACTCGTCGTCCTCGTCGGTCTCCTCGGCCTGGCGATCGGCTCGTTCCTCAACGTCGTGGTCTGGCGCGTCCCGCGCGGCGAGTCCGTGGTGCGGCCGCCGTCGGCCTGCCCCCGCTGCGGTCACCTGATCCGGGGCCGGGACAACGTGCCCGTGCTGTCCTGGCTCGTGCTCCGCGGGCGGTGCCGGGACTGCGGCGAGCCGATCTCGCCGCGGTACCCCGCGGTCGAGCTCGTCACGGGCGTGCTGTTCGGCCTGACCGCCTGGTGGGCCGGACCGTCCTGGGTGCTGCCGGCGCTGCTGTACCTGGTGGCGGTGGCGGTCGCCCTGACGCTCATCGACATCGACACCCACAAGCTGCCCAACGCGATCGTGCTCCCGTCCTACCCCGTGGCGCTGGTGCTGCTCGCCCTGGCGAGCGCCGACCCGGGCGGTGCCGCCGACTGGGGTGCGCTGGTGCGCGCGGTGATCGGGGGAGCGGCGATGTACGCCGTCTACTTCCTGACGGTCCTGGTGTACCCCGCCGGGATGGGCTTCGGTGACGTGAAGCTGGCGGGCGTCCTCGGTCTCTACCTCGGCTGGTTCGGCTGGGGGTCGCTGGTGCTGGGCTGGTTCGGCGCCTTCCTCTTCGGCGGCGTCTACGCGATCGGCCTCATGGTCGCCGGTCGTGCGGGCCGCAAGCAGGGCATCCCCTTCGGGCCCTGGATGCTGCTCGGCGCCCTGTTCGGGATCGTCGCGGGCGAGCAGCTCTGGTCCTGGTACCTCGGCGGCCTGTGA